Part of the Salmo trutta chromosome 2, fSalTru1.1, whole genome shotgun sequence genome, ttacacaagatggagatttaaataaagagagagagagagcaagagagaaaagctacacttggatacatttgtaaaCCATGCTTAGTTTAGCCCTAGTACCTTCCCCCGAACTGCCGCTTTTATGGGTAAGAAGTGTAATGCATGTATTTACGTGTAGAAGGTCTCTGTTGGATATCTTCGGATGGCCTGGTCTTTCGTCCTCGAgtgtaagtctctgattgtccacaagaTGTCACAATGTCCTTTCTCTTATGTGTCTGTTTCCTTGCACTCGTTCTGTAAGAGTGGTCTTCTCAGGACTGCTAATCAGCCGTGTAGATGATTCCAGCGTGGAAATAAGAGCAGTGTAGGCAAACGATGACTTGAAGAGAATAACTGCTTGCTTGAATTCACCTTCTTAGATACAGTACTTAAGACAGCTACTCAACCGTAGCATTGATTGTTAAGaggttcctttgtcttcttcaaccttgtgttgcgTTTCGGGGTCGTGACTAATCGTAAACCTTGGCTGCAGTGCCTGGTCTTCTAGTCTAGTATGTTAATTCTGAACTCACATGCTTTATACCCTCAGGTAAAAAGGGGCATTTCCGTCTTTATGACATGCTTTCTGGGTTCCCTGGGGGTGTCTTATCGtcacaaaaacattctctttaatctggatattttctacacaacgtaAAGTATGTAAACATCATATACACATTatgaaaactcttcaagttacaatgttttcgttataaagtcttcatttaacttttaataacatcGTAAAATAAACATTAATATTCATATTCCATCCATCATTATTCCCACCCATTCAGATGATGAAATATAATGTCCCAGAGTCCATTTATTTGATGTTCTAGTTCAGGGTTGGAAACTCTTCATAAGGCACAAAGACATTCCAGACACCCAAACTAGGcgtcataaaacccccaccttcaaccctctccccctctgcggGAGAGATATCTCTGTAGAGCGGATCCACTGTAACCTGGTCCTCATAGGCCAGTCATGACACCTTAGTGATGTGGATTCTAAGGAACTTGatgctctcgacccgctccactacagccctattgatgtggatgggggcgtgctcacccCTCTTTCTCCGATAGCTCACAATCAGCTCCCTGGTCTTACTGATgtttagggagaggttgttgcacTGTCACCCCACTGCTAAGTCTCTGAAcacctccatataggctgtctcatcgccgtctgtaatcaggcctaccaccatcgtgtcgtcagcaaacttgatgatggtgttggagttgtgcatggccatgcagtcgtgggtgaacagggggtacaggaggggactaagcacacacccctgaggggcccctgtgttgaggttcagcgagccagaggtgttgttgcctacccttaccacctggggccggcccatcaggaagtccaggatccagttgtagagggagagGTTCAGTCTCATGGTGCCATCCTGGAGCATCAGCAGGCGTGGAGTGGGTTGAAGCCCAGTTTGAGACAAAGTTGAAAGTAGCTTGGGCTTTGCTTGTAATCCCGTAGATCTGCTCAGTTCGGCCTTCAATGAGTAGACAACCTCCCCATGAAGGCCTTTATAGGATGATGGCATGACTCTGACGACGAATGTGAAAAGTGCATTTCAGGacattatgtacagttgaagtcggaagtttacatacacttatgttggagtcattaaaactcatttttcaaccactccacaaatttcttgttaacaaactatagttttggcaagtcggttaggacatctacattgtgcatgacacaagtcatttttccaacaattgtttacggacagattatttcacttataattcaccgtatcacaattccagttggtcagaagtttacatacactaagttgactgtgcctttaaacagcttggaaaattccagaaaattatgtcatagctttagaagcttctgatagtctaattgacatcatttcagtcaattgaaggtgtacctgtggatgtatttcaaggcctaccttaaaactcagtgcctctgcttgacatcatgggaaaatcaaaagaaatcagccaagacctcagaaaaacattgtagacctccacaagtctggttcatccttgggagcaatttccaaatgcctgaaggtaccacgttcatctgtacaaacaatagtacgcaagtataagcaccatgtgaccacgcagccatcataccgctcaggaaggagacgcattctgtctcctagagatgaacatactttggtgcaaaaaatgcaaatcaatcccagaacaacagcaaagcaccttgtgaagatgctagaggaaacaggctcaaaagtatctatatccacagtaaaacgagtcctatatcgacgtaacctgaaaggccactcagtaaggaagaagccactgctccgaaactgccataaaaaagccagactacggtttgcaactgcacatggggacaaagatcgtactttttggagaaatgtcctctggtctgatgaaacaaaaatagaatgtctaggccataatgaccatcattatgtttggaggaaaaagggggaggcttgcaagccgaagaacaccatcccaaccgtgaagcacgggggtggcagcatcatgttgtgggggtgctttgctgcaggagggactagtgcacttcataaaattgatggcatcatgaggatggaaaattatgtggctatattgaagcaacatctcaagacatcagtcaggaagttaaagcttggtcgcaaatgggtcttccaaatggacaacgacctcaagcatacttccaaagttgtggcaaaatggcttaaggacaacaaagtttttattttttattttttatttcacctttatttaaccaggtaggcaagttgagaacaagttctcatttacaattgcgacctggccaagataaagcaaagcagttcgacaacatacaacaacacagagttacacatggagtaaacaacatacagtcaataatacagtagaaaaaaaaataagactatatacaatgtgagcaaatgatgtgagataagggaggtaaaagcaaaaaaagtcaaggtattggagtggccatcacaaagacctgaccttaatcctatagaaagtttgtgagcagaactgaaaaagcgtgtgcgagcaaggagacctacaaacctgactcagttattactctgtcagggggaatgggccaaaattcacccaacttgttgtgggaagcttgtagaaggctacccgaaacatttgacccaagttaaacaatttaaaggcaatgctacaaaatactaattgagtgtatgtaaactactgacccactgggaatgtgatgaaagaaataaaagctgaaataaatcattctctctactattattctgacatttcacattcttaaaataaagtggtgatcctgactgacctaagatagggaatttttacttggattaaatgtcaggaattgtgaaaaactgactttaaatgtatttggctaaggtgtatgtaaacttccgacttcaactgtaggtaggcTACATATTGTCATGTAATTTAACTGTAATCCAAAATGTATTACAGTGAGTGAATAGAACTTACTTTTTAGGAATCAGAAAAGAACAGGGGTACTCATGGCAGGTTCAGTAATGTTCCTGCCTGtaaaacacacatacaggcacacacacttcTGCAGTCACTTAAATACCATAAGAAGCCATTTAATCGAATGATATAGCCtacaataaaataaacatttgtcGCTCTGTTCAAAtcaaaccttacagtgaaatgcttacttacaagcccttaaccaacaatgcagttttaagaaaaatttgtgttaagtaaaaaataaaagtaacaaaaaattagagcagcagtaaaataacaatagcgaggctatatacagggggtaccggtacagagtaaatgtgcgggggcaccggttagtcaaggtaattgaggtaatatgtacatgtaggtagagttaaagtgactatgcatagatagtaaacagagagtagcagcatcgTAAAAGAGTGGGAGGGGGAGGGTGgacaatacaaatagtctgggtagcaatttgattagctgttcaggattcttatagcttggggtaggatctgttaagaagccttttggaccttgacttggcgctctggtatcgcttgccgtgcggtagcagagagaacagtctatggctggagtctttgacaatttttagggccttcctctgacaccgcctggtatagaggtcctggatggcagaaaacttggccccagtgaggtactgggtcgtacgcactaccctccgtagtgccttgaagtcggaggccgagcagttgccataccaggcagtgatgcaatcagtcaggatgctctcgatggtgcagctgtagaactttttgagggtctgaggacccatgccaaatcttttcagtctcctgaggggaataggctttgacgtgccctcttcacgactgtcttgttgtgtttgggccatgatagtttattgttgatgtggacaccaaggaacttgaagctctcaacctgctccactacagccccactTTAGGGGCGGGAAAACAACTAGTTGGCTGTACAGGCCAGCTTTGCTAATAGGACTGCACTTGCATGTGTGGGACACTTGCGCACTCTACCGGGAGACGAAGGGAATTGCACATGAGAGTTTGGTACGTGACGTCACGCAAACACTCCCTTCGGTTTGGTGGAAGAGTAAAGATGGCGCCCACCCACGTATTGAGATGCTGTCAACGGGGCTTAGCTTGGATACCTGTGATTTTTATCGCCCTAGTCGTATGTTGGTCTTACTATGCGTACGTCGTAGAGCTCTGCATTTGTAAGTATCACAAAAAATGCTTTTCACTGCGAGTGTCGTTGTGTTATGGTTGATatttgtgctagctagctaacgttagctggtcaCAGGAAGTGAATGGAGCGACTGCTGCTAGATAAAAGGcttggctagttagctagtttGATCCTGCCAATGTAGCGCTATAGCTAGCCAAATAATCTGTCTCTGTAGCTACCCGTTAGCGAGCTAGCGAATTAAACTGTTAAATTTTAGCACTTCATTAAAAGCTATCATACATTAGTACAACGATAGCCTACCAATCTCAGTTATCTGTTATTCTGTCGACATCTTGACAGATGTAGAGAACTGTTCACATTATTTTCTACCTGCAACAATGTACCTAAGTAAAAGACGAAGAAGCAAAGATAGAGAATGCTTATTATTTGTTTCAAGTGGGTGTGGCTGCCCTCTCCTTCCTGTGCATTGATGGCCAAGAACTGGACAGGTGAAAGCTTGCCAGGAATGCAAGAAAAATAATGAGCCATTCAACAATGTCCACAGGAATGTGTCTTGTTGTTGCTAGCTGCATACAGTATGTCTGACACCCACAACATACACCAGATGCAAACTTGACATTTATTTCATCTCCTTCCGCCCTGCAGTCACCATCCCCAGCATAGCAGAAAAGAGTAAGTAGTGGCTATTGGATGGGATTGATTTCTACTGTTTGATTGGCTTTTACTGAAATGGGCCCATTTGCTGCTCATTGAGATTGTTGCTTGACCAATGCATGTGCAGATAGTCAAAATATGAATATCTGCTATGTTGAAGCCAGGTGTGAATGtgtctctgactctctgtgtCTCTTACAGTCATCTACATGGTGTTCTTCCATCTGTCCTTCGTCATGTTTGTGTGGTCCTACTGGAAGACCATCTTCACCAGGCCAGCCAACCCCTCCAAAGAGGTACCCTGCCTTTTAGATACCTGCCCTGAAACATCCACAATGCAGTAGCTCACAGCTCCACTGGGTAGATGTCTATGAGTAGATTTATTCCAATGACACAGGTGGATGGACAATGTTGCTAAGGGACTAACCATAATTGAAGTTATTTCCCTGTGTCTGTTTTGtttatctttcctctctctctcttgccgcCATCTTTCTCTCCTGTTAGTTCTGCTTGCCTAAGGCAGAGAAGGAGCAGTATGTgaaggaggagagaccagagtcGCAGCAGGAGATCCTGTGGAGGGCTGCTGCTAACCTGCCCCTCTACACACGCACCGGGGCTggaggtctgtctctgtcttttcttgtctatctatgtttgtgtgtgtgtgtgtctgtctgtgtctctctcccagtTGATTGATCCAGCCCTGGCCGTTGAGTGTGTAGCTTATCAGTTGGATTGATGTGTTGTGTACAGCGATCCGCTACTGTGACCGGTGTCAGGTGATTAAACCAGACCGCTGCCaccactgttctgcctgcgacaTGTGAGTCTGCTacttcctgtctcctctcctctttcttccaGTCTTGCTTTTCCTGTTGAATGGCCTGAttcagaatgttttttttattcttctttctcttctctcttcttccatGTATTAGGTGTGTGCTGAAGATGGACCATCATTGCCCCTGGTATGTTGTCTGTTTCCTCACATCCACAGTAGATCATAGTATTCTAATGTTCAGAGGAAGTCTGATCATAACTCaacttactttctctctctctctctcagggtgaaCAACTGTGTGGGATTCTCCAACTACAAGTTCTTTATTCTGTTCCTGTGCTACTCTCTGGTGTACTGTTTGTTCATTGCAGCCACCGTACTGCAGTATTTCATCAAGTTTTGGACAGTGAGTAATGGTCTCACATTCACTGCAGCCTGCATCTGTTCTGGCATCCACTGCTTTGGTCTTGTTATTTCCCACCCACCCATACATTCATTCAGTGCTGCagatgttggtgtgtgtgcgtgcttttTCCCAcatgtaagagtgtgtgtgtgtgtgtgtgtgtgtgtgtgttaaatgctACTATTTCTGTTTGTTGTAACCGCTTGGATTGTCCCACATCCTGCTGcttaacacctcacctcaccctcaCAGCTGTACTGCTTCACTGTTATGCAGCTTTCTTTCTTTTGTCCTTCCTCTTCCCCACCTTCCGCTCCTTGTTCTCTTAGTTCTTAGTTGGCCTCCCTCCCAGCTTTTCACATTTTGCTCTCCCTCtgaccccccctctttctctcacacagacattattattgttctctgttctgtctaccccactcctctccctctgttcatTTCTACCATGTCCTCCTGTCCATGTCATCTCACcagccctgaccctgcctgctcctctgtcctcttttaacacaccttctctctttcttccacCTCATTTTCTTTCACCCCAGGTGACTCCTATTTGATCCCTGAACCCTTTTCCAACACTTCACCACCTCCCCCTCAATCTCTAcctttccctccctccgtctGACCTCTTCTGGTGTCTAACAGTCTTGTCTCTGTTTGTACTAAAGCTTTGCCGGAGGAAATCGGCAGAGAACTGCCCCAAGGTAACCCAGCCTCCAGAGCCTTAGTGTAGCTGTTGCAGGGCATGAAGTGCACCTGTGGATGTTATGTGATGGCGtcgtgtgtgtgctgtgttttgttgtgttaaCATGGTTATCAAAGCACccggcctctctccctctctctcaccaccacccctccctccatgtggtttttgacattgactctccctctctctctttttctcttctcctcctctcctccccagaaTGAGCTGCCAGACACTCACGCCAAATTCCATGTCTTGTTTCTCTTTTTTGTGGCGGCCATGTTCTGCATCAGCATTCTCTCCCTCTTCAGCTACCACCTGTGGCTCGTAGGAAAGAACAGGTCCACcataggtaacacacacacagtcccacacGCACTCTTTTTTtaagggctcccaagtggcgcagcggtctaaggcactgcatctcaatgctagaggcgtcactacagaccctggttcgattccaggctatatcacaactggccgggattggaagtcccatagggcggcacacaattggcctagcgtcgtccgggtttggctggggtaggccgtcattgtaaatattaatttgttcttaactttacttgcctagttaagtaaaggttaaaatAGAAATAACTCATGCACAgtccctcaacacacacacatacactcactcgCTCCTCAGacgctcactcactcaccctctacccccctctttctctcactcaccatctatctacctctacctcccctctctctccctctacctcccctctctctccctctacctccctctctacacccccctctctacacccccctctctctcccaccctcagAGGCGTTCAGGGCTCCAGTGTTCAGGACAGGTTCTGATAAGAACGGTTTCTCTCTGGGCTTTGGGAAGAACATCGCCCAGGTGTTTGGAGACGAGAAGAAGTTCTGGCTGCTACCCATCTTCACCAGGTTAGTGTGAGGGATGTCTCTAACCCAGAGTTCCAGTCTCTAACCCAGAGTTTCTCTTATCTTCTTTCTCCTCTCACAGTGTGTTGTGATACTGTGTGTTGTGATACTGTGTGTTGT contains:
- the LOC115152385 gene encoding palmitoyltransferase ZDHHC20 isoform X1, with translation MAPTHVLRCCQRGLAWIPVIFIALVVCWSYYAYVVELCIFTIPSIAEKIIYMVFFHLSFVMFVWSYWKTIFTRPANPSKEFCLPKAEKEQYVKEERPESQQEILWRAAANLPLYTRTGAGAIRYCDRCQVIKPDRCHHCSACDMCVLKMDHHCPWVNNCVGFSNYKFFILFLCYSLVYCLFIAATVLQYFIKFWTLCRRKSAENCPKNELPDTHAKFHVLFLFFVAAMFCISILSLFSYHLWLVGKNRSTIEAFRAPVFRTGSDKNGFSLGFGKNIAQVFGDEKKFWLLPIFTSQGDGLTFPSRLVNIDPEQPTVSLQPEANKSIEDVPASPLSESQNHLLGNEQHANNVTEHLENDTGSETITIIMERES
- the LOC115152385 gene encoding palmitoyltransferase ZDHHC20 isoform X3, translating into MAPTHVLRCCQRGLAWIPVIFIALVVCWSYYAYVVELCIFTIPSIAEKIIYMVFFHLSFVMFVWSYWKTIFTRPANPSKEFCLPKAEKEQYVKEERPESQQEILWRAAANLPLYTRTGAGAIRYCDRCQVIKPDRCHHCSACDMCVLKMDHHCPWVNNCVGFSNYKFFILFLCYSLVYCLFIAATVLQYFIKFWTNELPDTHAKFHVLFLFFVAAMFCISILSLFSYHLWLVGKNRSTIEAFRAPVFRTGSDKNGFSLGFGKNIAQVFGDEKKFWLLPIFTSQGDGLTFPSRLVNIDPEQPTVSLQPEANKSIEDVPASPLSESQNHLLGNEQHANNVTEHLENDTGSETITIIMERES
- the LOC115152385 gene encoding palmitoyltransferase ZDHHC20 isoform X2, yielding MAPTHVLRCCQRGLAWIPVIFIALVVCWSYYAYVVELCIFTIPSIAEKIIYMVFFHLSFVMFVWSYWKTIFTRPANPSKEFCLPKAEKEQYVKEERPESQQEILWRAAANLPLYTRTGAGAIRYCDRCQVIKPDRCHHCSACDMCVLKMDHHCPWVNNCVGFSNYKFFILFLCYSLVYCLFIAATVLQYFIKFWTLCRRKSAENCPKNELPDTHAKFHVLFLFFVAAMFCISILSLFSYHLWLVGKNRSTIEAFRAPVFRTGSDKNGFSLGFGKNIAQVFGDEKKFWLLPIFTSQGDGLTFPSRLVNIDPEQPTVSLQPEANKSIEDVPASPLSESQNHLLGNEQHANNVTEHLENDSSWE